In Xenopus laevis strain J_2021 chromosome 2S, Xenopus_laevis_v10.1, whole genome shotgun sequence, a genomic segment contains:
- the prpf40b.S gene encoding pre-mRNA-processing factor 40 homolog B isoform X4, giving the protein MRQLPSLVPPLMPTMMPPAVTSSSTTAPAPGTESASSPVAQPAPTVAKVTAEHSSPAQDIPKKKSLWTEHKAPDGRTYYYNSESKQSTWEKPDELKSKAEFLFSQCPWKEYKSDTGKSYYYNSQTKESRWTKPKDLEELEVLIKQKDEAGAEQETQSAISSPSTALSTDTEMTPTEEPVVSQPSIPEPVEASEVETPQEEAVQRQKDISNSDLLRTEDGVMVQPEKRSYSWNTKEEAKQFFKELLKDKGVPSNATWEQAMKMIINDPRYSALPKLSEKKQAFNAYKAQREKEEKEETRLRAKEAKEKLQRFLEQNEKMTSTTRYKKAEQMFGEQEVWSVVPERDRKEIYDDVLFFLAKKEKEQAKLLRKRNVQALKNILDNMTKVSFQTTWSEAQQYLMDNPIFAEDEELQNMDKEDALICFEEHIRALEKDEAEEKERTRLRERRQQRKNRESFQVYLDELHETGQLHSMSTWMELYPSISTDFRFANMLGQTGSTPLDLFKFYVEELKARFYDEKKIIKDIIKDRNFSVEVNTTFEDFAHIISFDKRAATLDAGNIKLTFNSLLEKAEARERERGKEEARKIRRKEAAFKSMLKQSIPPLETDSAWDEVRERFVGDPAFDQITVESERIRLFKEFVHSIENECQHHHARNKKHSKKSKKHHHKRSHSQSPSSMDRAKNKGQENVQGWDNPAAEKGSESEEENHHHRIQKRRKRNHSESGSEISSSADSEHSSKKSKRQKKKNKKKRHKSNSPESELERDKEKIRKEQEKEPIKERTKERECDQEAEAEPPDCRYKSQKQSTRKEKTGWDTSESELSEGELEKQRRSLLQQLDDDQ; this is encoded by the exons AAATCATTGTGGACTGAACACAAGGCACCAGATGGGCGTACCTACTACTACAACTCTGAAAGCAAGCAGTCTACATGGGAGAAGCCAGATGAGCTGAAATCCAAGGCAGAG TTTCTCTTCTCACAGTGTCCCTGGAAAGAATATAAATCTGACACAGGCAAATCCTATTATTATAACTCTCAGACCAAGGAGTCTCGCTGGACCAAGCCCAAAGACCTGGAGGAATTAGAGG tacTAATTAAGCAAAAGGATGAAGCTGG TGCAGAACAGGAGACCCAGTCTGCTATCTCCAGCCCGTCAACTGCACTTTCAACCGATACTGAGATGACACCCACTGAGGAACCAGTTGTATCACAACCCAGTATACCAGAGCCTGTAGAAGCATCGGAAGTAGAAACTCCACAGGAAGAAGCTGTGCAACGCCAGAAAGATATCTCAAACAG CGATCTACTCAGAACTGAGGATGGGGTTATGGTACAACCAGAAAAGAGGTCTTATAGCTGGAACACAAAGGAGGAAGCAAAGCAGTTCTTCAAGGAACTCTTAAAGGATAAG GGTGTCCCTTCCAATGCAACGTGGGAACAAGCAATGAAAATGATTATTAATGATCCACGATACAG TGCTCTTCCAAAACTGAGTGAAAAGAAGCAGGCTTTTAATGCTTATAAAGCCCAACGAGAGAAAGAGGAAAAGGAGGAAACCAGACTTCGAGCCAAAGAAGCTAAAGAAAAACTGCAGCGCTTCTTGGAGCAGAATGAGAAGATGACTTCAACCACACGCTACAA AAAAGCTGAGCAGATGTTTGGAGAGCAAGAAGTTTGGTCTGTTGTCCCTGAGAGAGATCGTAAGGAGATCTATGATGATGTGCTCTTCTTCCTGGCAAAGAAAGAAAAG GAGCAAGCAAAGCTGCTAAGGAAACGCAATGTTCAAGCTCTCAAGAATATTTTAGACAATATGACTAAAGTTAGCTTTCAAACCACGTGGTCAGAGGCCCAGCAGTACCTCATGGACAATCCAATCTTTGCTGAGGATGAAGAGTTGCAGA ATATGGATAAAGAAGATGCGCTTATATGCTTTGAGGAACACATCCGTGCACTGGAGAAGGATGAAGCAGAAGAGAAGGAGAGGACCAGGCTCCGAGAGCGACGGCAGCAACGCAAAAACAGAGAATCTTTTCAG GTATATCTTGATGAGCTCCATGAGACTGGCCAGTTGCACTCAATGTCTACCTGGATGGAATTGTACCCATCTATCAGTACAGATTTCCGCTTCGCCAATATGCTGGGACAGACAG GTTCAACGCCTCTAGACCTGTTTAAATTCTACGTGGAAGAACTGAAGGCTCGCTTTTATGATGAAAAAAAGATCATTAAAGATATAATAAAG GATCGCAACTTCAGTGTGGAGGTAAACACAACTTTTGAGGACTTTGCACACATCATCAGTTTTGACAAGCGGGCAGCAACGCTAGATGCTGGAAACATTAAACTGACATTTAATAGT CTGTTAGAGAAAGCTGAAGCTCGGGAACGTGAGCGTGGAAAGGAGGAGGCCCGCAAAATTCGAAGGAAAGAAGCTGCATTTAAAAGTATGCTGAAGCAGTCTATTCCACCTCTGGAGACAGACAGCGCATGGGATGAA GTGAGGGAACGCTTTGTTGGTGATCCTGCCTTTGACCAAATTACTGTGGAATCAGAAAGAATCCGTCTGTTTAAAGAATTTGTTCATTCAATTGAG AATGAATGCCAGCATCACCATGCCAGAAACAAGAAGCACTCGAAGAAATCCAAGAAGCACCATCATAAGCGTTCACATTCCCAGTCCCCGAGTTCTATGGACAGAGCAAAGAACAAAGGTCAAGAGAATGTCCAAGGGTGGGACAATCCTGCAGCAGAGAAG GGGTCAGAATCCGAAGAGGAGAATCACCACCATCGGATACAGAAAAGGAGGAAGCGGAACCATTCAGAGTCTGGCtcagaaatctcctcttctgcagaTTCAG AACACAGCTCCAAGAAGTCCaagagacaaaaaaagaaaaataagaaaaagcgaCACAAATCG AACAGTCCAGAGAGTGAACTtgagagagataaagagaagaTTAGGAAGGAACAGGAAAAGGAACCAATAAAAGAGAGGACAAAGGAGCGAGAATGTGACCAAGAAGCTGAAGCTGAGCCCCCAGACTGCCGATACAAATCCCAGAAGCAAAGCACACGGAAGGAGAAA ACAGGCTGGGACACATCAGAGAGTGAGCTCAGTGAAGGAGAGTTGGAGAAGCAGCGGAGAAGCTTGCTACAGCAACTGGACGATGATCAGTAG